Genomic DNA from Alkalihalobacterium alkalinitrilicum:
GAAAATTATACAAATTGGTAGTGATATAGATGGACAAGCAGATGAAGTGATCGATGTTAATGGAAACCTAGTTATTCCAGGAATGATTGACTTACATGTCCATTTAAGAGAGCCTGGTGGAGAACATAAAGAAACGATCGAAACGGGGACTTTAGCTGCTGCCAAAGGTGGATTTACAACAATTGCTCCCATGCCAAATACACGTCCAGTACCTGATACGAAAGAACAATTAGACTGGCTTCAAAACAGAATTAAGGAAACAGCACATGTTAGAGTACTACCTTATGCTTCCATTACAATCCGTGAATTAGGACAAGAATTAACAGACTTTGCGGCATTATCTGATAGTGGTGCATTTGCTTTTACAGATGACGGCGTTGGGGTCCAAAATGCTGATATGATGCTTAAAGCGATGAATGAGGCAGCCAAAATTAAAAAAGCGATTGTGGCTCATTGTGAAGAAAATACACTTATTCATAAAGGTGCTGTCCATGAAGGAACGTTTTCAACTAAACACGGGATTAATGGGATACCGTCTGTTTGCGAATCTGTACATATTGCTCGTGATGTGCTACTTGCTGAAGCTGCTGATGCTCATTACCATGTATGTCACATCAGTACAAAAGAATCTGTACGTGTCGTTCGTGATGCGAAAAGAGCAGGAATTAAAGTTACAGCAGAAGTAACACCACATCACTTATTACTTTGTGACGAAGATATACCAGGTTTAGATCCGAATTATAAAATGAACCCACCATTAAGAGGGAAAAAGGATCTTGAAGCTTTAATAGAAGGCCTAATGGATGGAACGATTGATTTCATAGCGACAGACCATGCTCCTCATAGTGCAGATGAAAAAGCAATAGGAATGGAAAAAGCACCATTTGGAATTGTTGGACTTGAAACAGCCTTTCCATTGTTATATACAAATATGGTTGAAAAAGGAATCATAACATTAAAGCAACTAGTAGATTGGTTAACAGTAAAACCAGCAGAGACGTTTGGTTTACCATATGGTACGCTATCAGAAGGTGTTGATGCTGATATTACTGTCATTGACCTTGAAGAAGAAGAAGCGATTAATCCAGAAACGTTCGTCTCTAAAGGGAAAAATACACCATTTGCTAATTGGAATTGCAAAGGTTGGCCGACACACACATTTGTCGCTGGTAAGCTTGTATGGAAAAAGGGGGAGCAGCAATGAAAAGACAGTTAATTTTAGAAGATGGAACTGTATTTGTTGGAAAAGCATTCGGAAGTGAACATGAAAAAGAAGGAGAAGTTGTTTTTAATACAGGGATGACAGGATACCAAGAAATATTATCGGATCCTTCTTATTGCGCACAAATCGTAACACTAACGTATCCTTTAATTGGTAACTATGGCATTAATCGTGATGATTTTGAGTCGATTGAACCTGCCATCCATGGACTAATTGTGAAAGAAGCGGCTATTTATCCAAGTAACTGGAGATGTGAAGAGTCGATCGATGATTTATTAAAAGCAAAAGGAATTCCAGGATTAGAGGGAATTGATACGAGAAAGTTAACTAGACTCATTCGTAAGCATGGTACGTTAAGAGGAAGACTTTGCAGCATGGAAGTGAATGTTGAGGAAGTAGTAAAAGAGTTGAATGCCGCAGAAGAACCGAACGATCAAGTGAAACGTGTTTCAACTAAGGATCCATACCACTGTCCTGGACGAGGGCACCGCGTAGTTTTAGTGGATTTTGGTGCAAAACACGGTATTATTCAAAACTTAATTCAACGAGATTGTGATGTTATTGTCGTACCGTACAATACGTCGGCTGAAGAAATTTTACGTTTATATCCAGATGGCATTATGTTATCAAATGGTCCTGGTAATCCAGTAGATGTGCCAGAAGGTATTGAAATGATTAAAGGTTTATTAGGAAAAGTGCCGATTTTCGGAATTTGTTTAGGACATCAACTCCTTGCATTAGCATGTGGGGCAAAATCTGCAAAGTTAACGTTTGGTCATCGAGGATCAAATCACCCAGTAAGAGAATTAGAAACTGGCAAAATTGATATCACATCACAAAATCATGGATATACAATCGAAAAAGATTCACTAGAAGATACGCGATTAATTGTGACTCATATTGCTGTTAATGATGAGACGGTCGAAGGTGTTGCTCATTTAGATTATCCAGCATTTAGTGTTCAATATCATCCAGAAGCATCACCAGGACCAGAAGACTCAAACCACTTGTTTACGAAATTTATCAATTTAATCGAAGAACATAAACAAAGCCGCGTTCGCGTTTAACAAATAAGGGGGATTCAACATGCCAAAACGTACGGATATTAACAAAATTTTAGTAATAGGGTCAGGACCGATTGTCATTGGACAAGCAGCTGAATTTGATTATGCAGGTACACAAGCGTGTCAAGCATTAAAAGAAGAAGGTTATGAAGTTATACTAATTAACTCTAATCCAGCGACGATTATGACAGATACAACGATGGCTGACCGAGTATATATAGAGCCGATTACGTATGAGTTTGTTAGCCGCATCATTCGTCAAGAACGCCCAGATGGTCTACTTGCAACATTAGGTGGACAAACAGGTCTTAATATGGCTGTTGAATTGGAAGAATCAGGGATATTAAAAGAATACAATATCGAATTGTTAGGAACACATCTTGATGCCATTAAGCAAGCTGAAGATCGTGATTTGTTCCGTTCATTAATGAATGAATTAAATGAGCCAGTTCCTGATAGTGATATCGTCCATAATCTTGAAGAAGCGTATCGCTTTGTGGAGCGTATTGGTTATCCGATTATTGTTCGACCAGCGTATACGCTTGGTGGAACAGGTGGCGGACTTGTTTATAACGAAGAAGACCTCATTGAAATTGTAACGAGTGGACTTAAATATAGTCCTGTAACTCAATGTTTATTAGAGAAAAGTATCGCAGGATTTAAAGAAGTTGAATACGAAGTGATGCGTGATGGTAAAAACCAAGCGATCGTTGTTTGTAACATGGAAAATATAGACCCAGTCGGTGTTCATACAGGAGACTCAATCGTTGTCGCACCAAGTCAAACACTATCTGATCGTGAATATCAAATGCTACGTAATTCATCTTTAAAAATCATTCGCGCATTAGGAATTGAAGGTGGATGTAATGTTCAGTTCGCGCTTGATCCTGATAGCTACCAATATTATATTATTGAAGTAAATCCACGTGTAAGTCGCTCATCTGCACTTGCATCGAAAGCAACAGGTTATCCGATTGCGAAAATCGCTGCAAAAATTGCTGTTGGTTATGCATTAGATGAAATTATGAACCCAATTACGAAAACAACATATGCGAGTTTTGAGCCAGCGCTTGACTATGTCGTCAGTAAAATACCACGATGGCCGTTTGATAAGTTTGAGTCAGCCAACCGTACACTTGGAACACAAATGAAAGCGACAGGGGAAGTTATGGCAATTGGTCGTAACTTAGAAGAATCCTTGTTAAAGGCCATCCGTTCATTAGAAGCAAATGTTTTCCACTTAGAAAGAAGCGGCTTAGAAACACTTGAAAATGATGAAATAGAAAAACGTGTAGCGGTTGCGGACGATGAGCGTTTATTTGTCATAGGAGAAGCATTCCGTCGTGGATATACAGTAGAACAGTTATGGAAACTGAGTCAAATTGACCGTTTCTTCCTTCATAAAATGGAAGATATCGTTAAATTAGAAAAGTTATTAAAAGAAAGTAAAGGGAACATAGAATTATTAACTGAGGCAAAAGAAAAAGGATTTGCGGATGTTACGATCGCTAAATTATGGGAAATGGAAGAAGGCGATATCTTCGACCTACGTGAAAAAGAAGGACTAATGCCAGTTTATAAAATGGTCGATACGTGTGCGGCTGAGTTTGAGTCTGCAACTCCATACTTCTATGGTACGTATGAAGATGAAAACGAATCATTCATTTCAGATAAAAAAAGCATTCTCGTTTTAGGTTCTGGCCCAATTCGTATCGGACAAGGGATCGAATTTGATTATGCGACAGTTCATACCGTATGGGCAATTAAAGAAGCTGGATATGAAGCGATTATTATTAACAACAATCCAGAAACAGTTTCAACTGATTTCAGTACATCTGACAAGCTTTACTTTGAGCCATTAACTCTTGAAGATGTTCTGCATGTAATTAAGCAAGAACAACCAGAAGGTGTAATCGTTCAGTTTGGTGGTCAAACAGCCATCAATTTAGCGGCTGGTTTAGCAGCACGTGGTGTGAAAATTTTAGGAACAGCACTCGAAGATATGGACCGTGCCGAAGACCGTGATAAATTCGAACAAACGTTACAAGAGTTAGCTATTCTACAACCGTTAGGAAAAACAGCAACATCTGTAGAGCAAGCTGTCAAAATTGCTAGTGGAATTGGGTATCCAGTTTTAGTTCGCCCTTCTTATGTACTCGGTGGACGTGCAATGGAAATAGTCTATAAAGAAGCTGAATTACTAAACTATATGGAAAATGCTGTTAAAATTAATCCGAAGCATCCCGTTTTGGTTGATCGCTATTTAACGGGTAAAGAAATCGAAGTCGATGCGATTTCAGATGGTGAAAACGTCTATATTCCTGGAATAATGGAGCATATTGAGCGTGCAGGTGTTCACTCAGGTGACTCGATTGCTGTTTATCCTCCACAAACGTTATCTACTGAGATTAAAGAAAAAGTCATAGAGCGTACGATTGCCTTAGCTCGTGGATTAAAAATTGTCGGACTTTTAAATATCCAGTTTGTATTGCATGATAACGAAGTTTACGTACTAGAAGTAAACCCACGCTCAAGTCGAACGGTTCCGTTCTTGAGTAAAATCACGGGAGTAGCTATGGCAAACCTTGCAACTAAAGCAATCCTAGGTAAAAAGCTACCTGAATTAGGGTACGAAACAGGCTATCATCCTGAAGGAAAAGAAGTATCAGTTAAAGTACCTGTGTTTTCATTTGCGAAGCTTCGTCGTGTCGACATTTCGCTTGGGCCAGAAATGAAATCGACTGGGGAAGTTATGGGGCGTGACTATACGCTAGAAAAAGCTCTATATAAAGGACTAATTGCATCTGGAATGAAAATTCCGAAATTTGGATCAGTCTTATTTACGATAGCGGATAAAGATAAAGAAGAAGGCTTGGAATTAGTTCATCGTTTCCATCGAATTGGCTATAACATTTTAGCTACTGAAGGAACGGCGCAAATGATTAAGGAGCTCAACATTCCAGTTACAACAGTTAATAAAATTGGTTCTGAAAAACCGAACTTGCTTGATGTGATCCGTGAAGGACAAGCACAATTTGTTATCAATACATTCTCTAAGGGGAAACAGCCAGCTCGTGATGGTTTCCGCATTCGTCGTGAAGCGGTGGAAAATGGAGTTGTATGTTTAACCTCCCTTGATACAGCAGAAGCTTTACTAAAGGTTATTGAGTCGATTACATTTGCTTCAGAAAGTATGCCAGCAATGCAATAAAAAGGGGGAAGTGTAGAGTGTTAAAGGATAACTTAACGATCGTTCACCAAGAAAAAATCGCCGATCAGATATTTGAACTCGTACTTGAAGGTGAACTCGTTTCAAAAATGACATCACCTGGTCAATTTATTCATGTCAAAGTTGATCGTGGTATTGATCCACTGTTACGCCGTCCAATAAGCATTTGTAACGTTGATCTAGAGCAAAATCGACTGACGATGTTATACCGTGCTGGAGGAAAAGGAACGTCACTTTTAGCTGAGCGTGTCAAAGGGGAGCTCGTCGATGTTATGGGCCCTCTTGGCACTGGTTTTCCAGTAGAAGAAACGAAAAAGGGAGATGTCGCCCTTTTAGTTGGTGGGGGGATCGGTGTTCCTCCCCTTTACTACCTTTCACAGCAGCTAAAGGAAAAAGGGGTAAAGGTGGTACATGTATTAGGCTTTGCCTCAGCGAAAGATGTTTTTTATGAAGAGAAATTTAGAGATCTTGGAGATACGTATGTGACAACTGTCGATGGAACTCATGGAACAAGCGGTTTTGTTACGGATGTGATCGAACAACAAGGACTTGATTTTGACATTTTATATTCGTGCGGACCCACCCCCATGTTAAAAGCACTTGAAGATCGTTTCCGTGACAAAAAAGCGTATTTGTCCCTTGAGCAACGAATGGGCTGTGGAATTGGAGCATGTCTTGCGTGTGTTTGTCATTTGCAAGACGACCCAACAGGAACGTCATATAAAAAGATATGTACAGATGGTCCTGTATTTCCGATTGGAGAGGTGATCCTATGAGTCGTTTAACAATAGAATTACCAGGCTTATCCATGAAAAATCCGATCATACCTGCTTCTGGTTGTTTTG
This window encodes:
- the carB gene encoding carbamoyl-phosphate synthase large subunit: MPKRTDINKILVIGSGPIVIGQAAEFDYAGTQACQALKEEGYEVILINSNPATIMTDTTMADRVYIEPITYEFVSRIIRQERPDGLLATLGGQTGLNMAVELEESGILKEYNIELLGTHLDAIKQAEDRDLFRSLMNELNEPVPDSDIVHNLEEAYRFVERIGYPIIVRPAYTLGGTGGGLVYNEEDLIEIVTSGLKYSPVTQCLLEKSIAGFKEVEYEVMRDGKNQAIVVCNMENIDPVGVHTGDSIVVAPSQTLSDREYQMLRNSSLKIIRALGIEGGCNVQFALDPDSYQYYIIEVNPRVSRSSALASKATGYPIAKIAAKIAVGYALDEIMNPITKTTYASFEPALDYVVSKIPRWPFDKFESANRTLGTQMKATGEVMAIGRNLEESLLKAIRSLEANVFHLERSGLETLENDEIEKRVAVADDERLFVIGEAFRRGYTVEQLWKLSQIDRFFLHKMEDIVKLEKLLKESKGNIELLTEAKEKGFADVTIAKLWEMEEGDIFDLREKEGLMPVYKMVDTCAAEFESATPYFYGTYEDENESFISDKKSILVLGSGPIRIGQGIEFDYATVHTVWAIKEAGYEAIIINNNPETVSTDFSTSDKLYFEPLTLEDVLHVIKQEQPEGVIVQFGGQTAINLAAGLAARGVKILGTALEDMDRAEDRDKFEQTLQELAILQPLGKTATSVEQAVKIASGIGYPVLVRPSYVLGGRAMEIVYKEAELLNYMENAVKINPKHPVLVDRYLTGKEIEVDAISDGENVYIPGIMEHIERAGVHSGDSIAVYPPQTLSTEIKEKVIERTIALARGLKIVGLLNIQFVLHDNEVYVLEVNPRSSRTVPFLSKITGVAMANLATKAILGKKLPELGYETGYHPEGKEVSVKVPVFSFAKLRRVDISLGPEMKSTGEVMGRDYTLEKALYKGLIASGMKIPKFGSVLFTIADKDKEEGLELVHRFHRIGYNILATEGTAQMIKELNIPVTTVNKIGSEKPNLLDVIREGQAQFVINTFSKGKQPARDGFRIRREAVENGVVCLTSLDTAEALLKVIESITFASESMPAMQ
- a CDS encoding carbamoyl phosphate synthase small subunit, with product MKRQLILEDGTVFVGKAFGSEHEKEGEVVFNTGMTGYQEILSDPSYCAQIVTLTYPLIGNYGINRDDFESIEPAIHGLIVKEAAIYPSNWRCEESIDDLLKAKGIPGLEGIDTRKLTRLIRKHGTLRGRLCSMEVNVEEVVKELNAAEEPNDQVKRVSTKDPYHCPGRGHRVVLVDFGAKHGIIQNLIQRDCDVIVVPYNTSAEEILRLYPDGIMLSNGPGNPVDVPEGIEMIKGLLGKVPIFGICLGHQLLALACGAKSAKLTFGHRGSNHPVRELETGKIDITSQNHGYTIEKDSLEDTRLIVTHIAVNDETVEGVAHLDYPAFSVQYHPEASPGPEDSNHLFTKFINLIEEHKQSRVRV
- a CDS encoding dihydroorotase, which codes for MKTLIKNGKLLNESGELYNGDVLLEDQKIIQIGSDIDGQADEVIDVNGNLVIPGMIDLHVHLREPGGEHKETIETGTLAAAKGGFTTIAPMPNTRPVPDTKEQLDWLQNRIKETAHVRVLPYASITIRELGQELTDFAALSDSGAFAFTDDGVGVQNADMMLKAMNEAAKIKKAIVAHCEENTLIHKGAVHEGTFSTKHGINGIPSVCESVHIARDVLLAEAADAHYHVCHISTKESVRVVRDAKRAGIKVTAEVTPHHLLLCDEDIPGLDPNYKMNPPLRGKKDLEALIEGLMDGTIDFIATDHAPHSADEKAIGMEKAPFGIVGLETAFPLLYTNMVEKGIITLKQLVDWLTVKPAETFGLPYGTLSEGVDADITVIDLEEEEAINPETFVSKGKNTPFANWNCKGWPTHTFVAGKLVWKKGEQQ
- a CDS encoding dihydroorotate dehydrogenase electron transfer subunit, whose amino-acid sequence is MLKDNLTIVHQEKIADQIFELVLEGELVSKMTSPGQFIHVKVDRGIDPLLRRPISICNVDLEQNRLTMLYRAGGKGTSLLAERVKGELVDVMGPLGTGFPVEETKKGDVALLVGGGIGVPPLYYLSQQLKEKGVKVVHVLGFASAKDVFYEEKFRDLGDTYVTTVDGTHGTSGFVTDVIEQQGLDFDILYSCGPTPMLKALEDRFRDKKAYLSLEQRMGCGIGACLACVCHLQDDPTGTSYKKICTDGPVFPIGEVIL